The DNA region TACATTGCCTGCTCCATGGCAGGTCAGCGATGCGCCTGCTGATTATGTTGAATCGCTGCTGAATGGAATCGTCGGGCTGGAGCTGCCCATCGAACGCATCGAGGGCAAATGGAAGGCCAGCCAGAACAGATCGGAGCGCGACCGCGTCGGGATCGTTGAGGGGCTAGAGCGTCTCAATACTCCTGCAAGCCTTGCGATGAAAGCGCTTGTGGCTTCGGGGCAGAAGTGACTCGATCTGCTGCACTCCTATCGTATGCCGTGCTGTCAACTTGCTAATCTAGGCTTTGCCGTTTAGCATCCAACCTAAGAAACCGGCCTGCTAAGCAGGTGCGCGATCAACGCTGGTTGAACCAACATTCATTGAACAGGGGTCTTGACTCGTATACATGGCTCGGTGTGCAACGTCCGCCAGTCCGGAATGCCTAAAGAGCCACGGCAGGGTCCCGCCGTCTTAGGACGGGTTCACCAGCGCTTCGACGCACGGCCCCGCGGGTCGGTCTTCTTTTTGTCGTCGGCAATCTTCTTTGCCTGAATTCAGAACGTGCATCCCATCCTCTTCCACTTCGGTCACATTACTCTGCCTACCTTCGGCGTCCTCGCCGCATTGGGACTGATGGCGGCTCTGGCTCTTAGTCTGCGAACGGCAACCATCGCCGGACTTAACCCGGACCGGCTTTGGAACGCTGGATTATTTTTGTTGCTCTCGGCGTTTGTGCTTTCGCGGTTGTTACTGGTCGTGATGTACCTGCACGCTTTTTTGACTTATCCCATTCTTTTGCTGGCAGTGCCCTCGCTTACGCCGCTGGGGCTTCTGCTGACTGGGGTTGTCACAGTGCTTTATCTGCGGGTACGGCGGCTTCCGTTTCTCACGACGCTGGATGCGTGGGCCCCCTGCGCAATGCTGGTCTGGGCGTTTCTTGCGCTGGGGCACTTTGCCGAGGGCAGCGATCCCGGGCTGCCGACAACGCTGCCCTGGGGAGTCGCGATGAGTGCCGGCGGCATTCGCCTGCATCCCGTGGCTCTGTATGCTGTGATTGTGGCCCTTTTGATTACGGCTGCTCTATTGCGCCAGTTGCGCCACTACAGACGTCGCGGCGATGTTGCGGTTTTTGGCCTCGCTGCGGTTGGAATTGCGCAGTATCTGCTGACTTTTCTTCGTCAGCCTGACCCATCGATGGAAGTGTTCGGCAATGTTCTCGATCCGATTCAATGGGTTGCCATAGGAATGATCGTTGTGGCTGGAGTGATCTGGCTGCAACCACGAAAGCTGGTGTCCCATGCCGTCTAAAAATATGTTGCCCAAGGGCCAGCGTCGCCACTCTGTCATGGCGGAATATCGAGCCACGCGAGGCGTCGAAGAACCTGTCCCGCTGCCTGTTCCCGTGCTTGATATTGAAGACGAAACGGAAGATGGCGTTCGCACCTTTACAGCCGACGTTGCAGCAGCCGGCTTACGGCTCGATCAATATCTGGCGCAGGCGATACCCGACATCAGCCGCGCGCGGGTGCAGATGCTGATTGAAAACGGCCAGGTGCGTGTGGACGGACAGACCGCCAAGCCGAAGCACAAGCTGCATGGAGGCGAAGCTCTTGAGATTGAAGGGGCTCCGCATCCGCCGCCGCTGCATGCGATTCCTGAAGACATTCCACTGGATGTTTTGTATGAAGATCAATATCTGGCGGTCATCAATAAACCGGCCGGGATGATGGTTCACGCCGGTTCGGGCGCGAGTGAAGATGCGCGCAATCGCGGAACGCTGGTGAATGCCCTGCTCTTTCACTTTGCAAAGCTGTCTGACGTAGGAGGCGAGCTTCGGCCCGGCATCGTGCATCGTCTGGACAAGCAGACCAGCGGGATTATCGTGGTGGCCAAGGATGACAGCACTCATCGCAAGCTGGGAGAGATGTTCTCGCAGCGCGAGATTGCCAAGACCTACGTTGCGCTGGTCCATGGCAATGTTGCCAAGGACGAGACGACCGTCAACCTGCCGATAGCCCGCGATCTGGTACGCCGCATACGGATGACGACGCGCCGGGCGGATGGACGGTCGGCGGTCTCGCATGTAAAGGTTTTGGAGCGCATCAAGTCAGACCATGGCCTGTTTACGCTGGTCGAGGTTCGTATCGAAACCGGACGGACGCACCAGATTCGCGTCCATATGCAGTCGCTGGGGCACCCTGTGGTCGGGGATCACCTGTACGGCGCGCCCCACCGCATTGGCGATGCGGAGACGGGCCTGTCGCTGGAGCGGAATTTTCTCCACGCGGCGCATTTGGCCTTTACCCATCCTCAAACCAAAAAGGCAATGGAGATTGATGCCCCTCTCCCAGCCGACCTCGAAGCATTTATTGGGACAATCCGGGCGGGTTTTGGCGGAGTTGAGTAGAATCAATGCTTGTGACTGCAATTAACCGTATCCATGGTAAGCCCGGGCTGTTGACCTCTGCTTTACTGCTCCCCGTTGCGCTCCTCTCGATCGCGTTTGCCGCTGCGCCTGTATATGCGCAGACCCAGGCAGCGGGCTCGGCAACCGCTGCTCCCCCGCCCCCACAGCCATCTCCCACGGTGCAGCAGCCGACGGCTTCCCCCGCAGCGCCCCAGGGCCAGCCTGGGTCACAGAACGAGCCGATTACGACCATCCAGGTCCAGGTCAACGAAGTCAACCTGATCTTTACTGTCACCGACAAGAAGGGCCGCTTTATTACCGGGCTCCAGCGCCAGAACTTCGGCCTGCTCGATGATGGACGGCCTCCGGAGGCGGTGCTCGGCTTTACGCAGCAGACCAATCTGCCGCTTCGCGTCGGCATCATGCTGGATACCAGCAGCTCCATTCGCCAGCGTTTTCAGTTCGAGCAGGACTCGGCTATCGAGTTTCTATTGCAGGTGCTGCATCTCAACGACAGGGCGTTTGTTGAGGGCTTTGATATTGCGACGGATGTATCCCAGGGTTTTACAAACAACGTCGATCAACTGAACCAGGGAATTCGCAAGCTGCGCCCGGGCGGAGGTACAGCGCTCTATGACGCGCTGTACAAGACCTGCCGCGACCAGATGCTGAGTCTTCCCGAACCGGGTTCAGTACGACGCGCTTTGATTCTTGTCTCCGACGGCGACGATAACTACAGCCGGGCGCAGGAGAGCGACGCCATCAAGATGTGCCAGCGCGCCAACACAATCGTTTATGCGATCAGTACGAATGTCAGCCCCAGCCGCGACAAGGGTGACGATGTTCTGAAGGCAATCTCGGAGGCGACCGGCGGCCAGGCCTTTTATCCCACAAAGATCGAAGATGTAGCGATCGGCTTCCGCAATATCGAGCAGGAACTGCGTAGCCAATATTCGCTGGTATATCGCCCGGCAGACTTCAAGCAGGACGGAGCCTTCCGAACGATCTACCTTCAGGCACTCGATCCGCGATATCACGTCCGTGCGCAGAAGGGCTACTTCGCCCCGAAGCCGCCGCAGTAAATTACCAGCAAGGAGATGGACGCTATGGCTGAAGGCGCAGAGTTGTGGAAGAAGGTTGACCGGTACATTACCGATCAACTGATCCCGGCCGATCCGGTTCTTGATGAAGCACAGGAAGCGAATGCAGCCGCTGGATTGCCTGCGATTGATGTTGCGCCCAACCAGGGCAAGATGCTGCACCTGCTGGCTCGCGTTGCAGGGGCACGCAACATTCTTGAGATAGGCACGCTGGGCGGGTACAGCACTACATGGCTGGCGAGAGCGCTTCCTGACGACGGTCATCTGATAACTCTCGAAGCGGATGCGAAGCACGCCGAAGTAGCTCGCGGGAACATTGCCCGGGCTGGGCTGGATCATCTTGTTACCGTACGGCTCGGTGCGGCGTTGGATACATTGCCCCGGCTTGAGGAAGAGGGGAAGGGGCCGTTCGACCTCATCTTCATTGATGCGGACAAGCAGAATATCCCGAAATATCTGGCATGGGCGTTGAAGCTCTCCCGTAAGGGAACGCTCATTCTTGTGGACAACGTCATACGCGACGGAGAGGTTATCGACGCGTCGAGCGCAAGTCCGCAGGTGCAGGGTGCGCGGGGACTCTTCGACGCGCTGAAAGCTGAACCTCGCCTGCAAGCGACTGCGCTGCAAACGGTTGGGAGCAAAGGCTATGACGGGTTTGTTATGGCAGTTGTAGTTGCCTGAAAACGGCGTTCATCTCCTCTCGGTTCGTTATTAAAATTTACTGGCTGCGCCTGGCAGAATCTTAAAATCCGGGGTAACTCTCCAGTCGTGTTCGTGTCTAATGAGAGAAGGGAGACATCCCATGAATCTGCGTCGAAGCTTCACGTTACTCTCTTCTCTGGTCATCCTCGCGGTGTGCCCCTTAGTGCTATGTAGTTCAGCGGCAAACGCTCAGCAACCAGCGGGAATTCAAGACGCCTGGACTGCGCTCGCTGATCAGCCTGCGAGCCATACCGCCTTCAGCTTTGACCGCACCATGATGCAGGTTGCGCAGTCGCTGCTGGAGTCGGGCGGAATGAGTCCAGAGCGGGCCGCGGCGGCGCTTACGGGCATCTCGGTGGACAACTACCATTACTCCGAGCCGGCCTTCTACACGCCCGAGGCTATGAGTGCCATCATTGCCAGCTATCATGCGGCCGGGTGGAAGCATCTGGTCAATGCCAATCAGTCACCGCAGTCTTCGGCACAGCCTCGCGGTGTCATTACCGACCTCTGGCTGCATAATTCTGGTCCGAACATCAGCGGCGTTGTGGTGCTTACACGCTCTCCGCGCGATATGAGCGTCATCCAGATCACGTGCGAGCTTCGCCCTCTCGATCTGGTACACCTCAGCGGGCACTTCGGCATTCCCAAGGTCGATCCCAATGCGGTGATGGTGCCTTCTCCAGACGGCAGGTAACTTCTACCAGCCGTATTGCTCTACCAGCCGCAGGAGTGCGAGCTTTCGCTCGGGAGGCAGAAAGCTTGCTTCGACGGAGTTGGCTGCGAGTTCGCGCATCTGCTCCAGCGTGAAGCCGTATCGTTCCTGGGCGAGAATGTATTCTTCGAGCAGGTTGCTGCCGAACATCGGTGGGTCGTCGGAGTTGAGCGTGACCATCAGGCCGGAATCGAAGTAGTGACGCAGCGGATGCTCGTCGAAGTCCGCGCAACAACCGGTGCGGATATTGCTGGTGACGTTGATCTCGAGCGGAATCTGTTTTTGCGCGAGGACTCCAATCAACTCCGGGTCGTCCTGGGCTGAGAGCGCGTGCCCCACGCGTTCGGCGCCGATATTGATCGCCGACCAGATGCTCTCGGGGCCCACCGATTCTCCGGCGTGGGCGGTCAGGCGCAGCCCGGCCTGCTTCGCCTCTGCATAAAGTTCGCGGAAGAGGCTGGCGTCGCCGCGGGCCTCGTCACCGCCGATGCCGATGCCGACGATGCTGGGATACTTTGGCTGTAACTCCGCCGCCTTGCGAAAGACCTTCGCGGCCTCATCCGTCCCGAAGTGGCGTACTGCGTCGATGATCCAGAGGACGGTAGTGCCGAACTCCTGCTCACCGCGAAGGCGACCGCGCTCGATGGCTTCAACGTAGGGCTCGACCTCGGTCTTCTTCCAGTAATAGATGATGCCGAAGGAGATGTAGACTTCGGCGTGAACGACTCCCTGCGCAGCCAGCTCGCGGATCATGTTGTAGGTGATGAGCTCGTAGTCTTCCGGCCCGCGCAGACGCTCGGTGACGGCTTTGAAGGACATGAGGAAGCCGAGGAAGTTTTCGTACTTGTACAACTCGCTGGCGGATTCGAGGGTAAGAGGCTCGGCATCATGGCGGCGGCTCAGCTCGACCAGCGTCTGGGGCAGGATGGTGCCTTCAAGGTGGAGGTGCAGTTCAGCCTTGGGGAGTTTGCGCAGCCAGTCGACTACATCGATCTCAGGGTCGCGCTTTGTGCTTCGTTTCGCCATCTCACCAGTCTATTCGAGTGAAGGTACAACATATCGGATAGGCGTCTCATCCTACTATTGCTTGCAACTATAGATTTTGGGAGAAACGGCATGAGCGTAGAGACAATGCAGGAACTTTTTATCGACGAATTGAAAGACTTATATTCCGCGGAGAAGCAGATCACACGCGCACTTCCCAAGCTGGCTAAAGCTGCAACTTCTGCAGAGTTGAAACAGGCGTTTTTGAGCCACCTGGAAGAGACGAACGGGCAGGTTGCGCGGCTGGAACAGGCTTTTCAGATTCTGGGAAAGAGTCCGAAGGGAAAGACCTGCGTCGGCATGAAGGGCGTGCTCGAAGAAGGCTCTGAGGTTCTCGAAGATACCGGCAAGGGCGTTGTACGGGACGCCGCGCTGATCTCTGCCGCGCAGCGGGTAGAGCACTATGAGATGGCCGGCTATGGTTCAGCCCAGGCGTTCGCAAAGCTACTGGGGCAGAGTGAAATCGCAAAACTCCTCGAAGCAACACTCGCCGAAGAGAAGGCAGCCGACAAGAAGCTGAGTGGTATTTCGAAGCAGGTGAACGCAGAAGCTAAACGCGCCGGTTAGAGGAGGTTTAGCACTCTCAATGAGCCGCGGCGGCGGCTCATTTCTTTTGTGAGCAGGATCTATTTTTCATAGGATTGAAAAGCGGAATAGGATTGCCGGATGAAGAAGAAGTACCTTGGACCTAAACCGCCAAAGCGTGGAGCGATTTTAGAAACCCGTCGCCAGTTAAAGATGGCAAAGTCCGCGCACGCTTATGTGCGGGGCAACACGATCCAGTTTTACGAGTGGCTGCAGACCGAAAGCGCAGCCTTGCTGCCGAAGGGGCCATCCATCTGGATCTGCGGCGATTGCCATGTAGGCAACCTGGGACCTGTGGGCAACTCCGACGGCGAGATTGAGCTGGCGATCCGAGACCTCGATCAAACAGTGATTGGAAATCCAGCGCACGACCTGGTTCGATTAGGACTTTCCCTGGCCACTGCGGCGAGGGGTTCTGATCTTCCCGGCGTGACGACGGCCCGGATGATCGAGCAGATGACAGAGGGATATCAGGAGGCGCTTGCTCCCCGGCGGA from Edaphobacter paludis includes:
- a CDS encoding RluA family pseudouridine synthase gives rise to the protein MPSKNMLPKGQRRHSVMAEYRATRGVEEPVPLPVPVLDIEDETEDGVRTFTADVAAAGLRLDQYLAQAIPDISRARVQMLIENGQVRVDGQTAKPKHKLHGGEALEIEGAPHPPPLHAIPEDIPLDVLYEDQYLAVINKPAGMMVHAGSGASEDARNRGTLVNALLFHFAKLSDVGGELRPGIVHRLDKQTSGIIVVAKDDSTHRKLGEMFSQREIAKTYVALVHGNVAKDETTVNLPIARDLVRRIRMTTRRADGRSAVSHVKVLERIKSDHGLFTLVEVRIETGRTHQIRVHMQSLGHPVVGDHLYGAPHRIGDAETGLSLERNFLHAAHLAFTHPQTKKAMEIDAPLPADLEAFIGTIRAGFGGVE
- a CDS encoding VWA domain-containing protein codes for the protein MLVTAINRIHGKPGLLTSALLLPVALLSIAFAAAPVYAQTQAAGSATAAPPPPQPSPTVQQPTASPAAPQGQPGSQNEPITTIQVQVNEVNLIFTVTDKKGRFITGLQRQNFGLLDDGRPPEAVLGFTQQTNLPLRVGIMLDTSSSIRQRFQFEQDSAIEFLLQVLHLNDRAFVEGFDIATDVSQGFTNNVDQLNQGIRKLRPGGGTALYDALYKTCRDQMLSLPEPGSVRRALILVSDGDDNYSRAQESDAIKMCQRANTIVYAISTNVSPSRDKGDDVLKAISEATGGQAFYPTKIEDVAIGFRNIEQELRSQYSLVYRPADFKQDGAFRTIYLQALDPRYHVRAQKGYFAPKPPQ
- a CDS encoding O-methyltransferase, whose product is MAEGAELWKKVDRYITDQLIPADPVLDEAQEANAAAGLPAIDVAPNQGKMLHLLARVAGARNILEIGTLGGYSTTWLARALPDDGHLITLEADAKHAEVARGNIARAGLDHLVTVRLGAALDTLPRLEEEGKGPFDLIFIDADKQNIPKYLAWALKLSRKGTLILVDNVIRDGEVIDASSASPQVQGARGLFDALKAEPRLQATALQTVGSKGYDGFVMAVVVA
- a CDS encoding prolipoprotein diacylglyceryl transferase family protein yields the protein MHPILFHFGHITLPTFGVLAALGLMAALALSLRTATIAGLNPDRLWNAGLFLLLSAFVLSRLLLVVMYLHAFLTYPILLLAVPSLTPLGLLLTGVVTVLYLRVRRLPFLTTLDAWAPCAMLVWAFLALGHFAEGSDPGLPTTLPWGVAMSAGGIRLHPVALYAVIVALLITAALLRQLRHYRRRGDVAVFGLAAVGIAQYLLTFLRQPDPSMEVFGNVLDPIQWVAIGMIVVAGVIWLQPRKLVSHAV
- a CDS encoding ferritin-like domain-containing protein; its protein translation is MSVETMQELFIDELKDLYSAEKQITRALPKLAKAATSAELKQAFLSHLEETNGQVARLEQAFQILGKSPKGKTCVGMKGVLEEGSEVLEDTGKGVVRDAALISAAQRVEHYEMAGYGSAQAFAKLLGQSEIAKLLEATLAEEKAADKKLSGISKQVNAEAKRAG
- the add gene encoding adenosine deaminase, with protein sequence MAKRSTKRDPEIDVVDWLRKLPKAELHLHLEGTILPQTLVELSRRHDAEPLTLESASELYKYENFLGFLMSFKAVTERLRGPEDYELITYNMIRELAAQGVVHAEVYISFGIIYYWKKTEVEPYVEAIERGRLRGEQEFGTTVLWIIDAVRHFGTDEAAKVFRKAAELQPKYPSIVGIGIGGDEARGDASLFRELYAEAKQAGLRLTAHAGESVGPESIWSAINIGAERVGHALSAQDDPELIGVLAQKQIPLEINVTSNIRTGCCADFDEHPLRHYFDSGLMVTLNSDDPPMFGSNLLEEYILAQERYGFTLEQMRELAANSVEASFLPPERKLALLRLVEQYGW